From the genome of Candidatus Hadarchaeales archaeon, one region includes:
- a CDS encoding 30S ribosomal protein S5, which translates to MRPGEAFDINLWEPKTELGRLVKEGKIKDISEILRSGKKIMEPEIVDALVPDLKEEVLSINLTQRMHKSGRRTRYQVVAVVGNGDGLIGVGKSRAREISQAIRKATAAAKLNITEIARGCGSWECRCGRPHSVPWEVEGKNGSTIIRIKPGPRGLGLVAAEIPKIILRLSGIKDAWTHTEGETRTTINFAFATFSALKNTTRVASLDQLRNVVIGRAGVSGETGSS; encoded by the coding sequence ATGAGACCTGGCGAAGCATTCGACATAAACCTTTGGGAACCAAAAACGGAGCTCGGCAGACTTGTTAAAGAGGGGAAAATAAAAGACATCTCTGAGATTCTCCGCTCTGGGAAGAAAATTATGGAACCGGAGATAGTAGATGCCCTTGTTCCAGATCTTAAAGAGGAAGTTCTCTCCATTAATCTAACACAACGTATGCACAAGTCAGGGAGAAGGACTAGATATCAGGTCGTCGCAGTTGTGGGAAATGGAGACGGATTGATCGGTGTGGGTAAAAGCAGAGCCAGAGAGATCAGCCAAGCCATAAGGAAGGCCACCGCAGCCGCCAAACTCAACATAACGGAGATCGCGCGCGGTTGTGGAAGCTGGGAGTGCAGGTGCGGCAGACCACATTCTGTACCTTGGGAAGTAGAAGGAAAAAATGGTAGCACAATAATCAGAATAAAACCCGGTCCGAGAGGACTGGGTTTGGTCGCGGCAGAGATTCCAAAGATAATCCTGAGACTTAGTGGGATAAAGGATGCTTGGACCCATACGGAAGGGGAGACTCGTACGACCATTAACTTTGCTTTCGCAACTTTCAGCGCTCTAAAAAACACTACGAGGGTAGCATCCCTAGATCAGCTTAGGAACGTTGTCATTGGTAGGGCGGGTGTTTCCGGTGAAACTGGCAGTAGTTAG
- a CDS encoding 50S ribosomal protein L32e, translated as MSKKFKRQSWWRFKRLDESWRRPRGKDSKMRLQIKGKPPLVSIGYRSPKSERDLHPCGLKEVLVHNLKELEKVDPSTQAIRISSTVGKRLKTQILKVAQERKIKVLNPGG; from the coding sequence GTGAGCAAAAAATTCAAGAGACAAAGTTGGTGGAGATTCAAACGGCTTGATGAATCTTGGAGGCGACCGAGAGGAAAAGACAGCAAGATGAGGCTACAGATAAAAGGGAAACCTCCTCTGGTTTCGATAGGATATCGTTCGCCTAAATCGGAAAGGGACCTTCATCCATGCGGTCTAAAGGAGGTGCTCGTCCACAACCTGAAGGAGCTGGAGAAGGTTGATCCCTCGACGCAAGCGATCAGAATATCCTCAACTGTTGGAAAACGTCTGAAGACCCAGATTTTGAAGGTGGCCCAGGAGAGGAAAATAAAGGTCTTGAACCCAGGAGGATGA
- a CDS encoding 50S ribosomal protein L19e, whose translation MKLDKKRRTAARILGVGVNRVWIDPEHIAEVDAALTADDIRNLIKRGYIRARPEKGVSRGRVRERGKKKQGPGSRKGARGARDPRKRRWIRTVRPLRAKLRELKKQGVLTPSLYRRLYRMASRGAFKSKAHLDRYLREKGIIKG comes from the coding sequence ATGAAGCTGGATAAGAAGAGGAGGACGGCTGCCAGAATTCTCGGTGTTGGCGTCAACAGGGTTTGGATAGATCCGGAACATATCGCCGAGGTAGATGCCGCCCTGACAGCTGATGATATTCGCAATCTTATAAAGAGGGGTTACATCAGAGCTAGACCAGAGAAGGGCGTCAGCAGAGGCAGAGTCCGGGAGCGGGGAAAGAAAAAGCAGGGGCCCGGAAGTAGAAAAGGGGCCAGGGGAGCTAGAGACCCACGCAAGCGTAGATGGATAAGAACAGTTAGACCTCTTAGAGCCAAGCTCCGTGAGCTCAAAAAGCAAGGAGTTTTAACTCCGAGCCTTTACCGTAGGTTATACAGAATGGCTTCTAGGGGTGCATTCAAAAGCAAGGCTCATTTGGACCGTTATTTGCGGGAAAAAGGAATAATCAAGGGGTGA
- a CDS encoding 50S ribosomal protein L18 produces MAKGPRYRVPFRRRREGKTDYRKRLKLLKSGKPRFVVRWSLNNVQAQVIGVGSVGDFVIAQAHSKQLQKFGWKGGTSNVPAAYLVGLLCAKRALDNGVSECVLDIDRYTPTKGARVFAALKGALDAGLSIPHDPELFPDDKRIAGEHIAEYARKLKEENPQLYARVFSQYLARSLPPEALPNHFNEIKEKILGGVLK; encoded by the coding sequence ATGGCAAAAGGTCCGAGATATAGAGTTCCATTCCGCAGACGTAGGGAAGGCAAAACGGATTATCGGAAACGACTGAAACTCTTGAAATCCGGAAAACCTAGATTCGTCGTTAGATGGTCTCTGAACAATGTTCAGGCGCAGGTGATCGGAGTGGGTTCTGTGGGCGATTTTGTCATTGCGCAGGCTCACTCGAAGCAGCTCCAGAAGTTTGGTTGGAAGGGAGGAACCTCAAATGTTCCAGCAGCCTATTTGGTGGGACTGCTATGCGCAAAGAGAGCACTTGACAACGGAGTTTCCGAGTGTGTTCTGGATATTGACAGATACACACCAACAAAAGGGGCAAGAGTCTTTGCTGCTCTCAAAGGTGCATTAGATGCGGGTCTTTCAATTCCTCATGATCCAGAACTTTTTCCTGACGACAAGAGAATAGCAGGTGAGCACATAGCCGAGTATGCCAGAAAGCTAAAGGAGGAGAATCCCCAACTTTATGCTAGAGTGTTCTCTCAATATCTCGCAAGAAGTCTTCCGCCCGAAGCTCTACCAAATCACTTTAACGAGATTAAAGAGAAGATTCTAGGAGGCGTGCTGAAATGA
- the secY gene encoding preprotein translocase subunit SecY — protein MAEETEKPRSKLYAFEPILRKLPEISVPKRHVSFKEKFFWTILALVLFFVMAQIPLYGIPKGFGVSELLGQLRFVFASQTGTLMELGIGPIVTAGIIMQLLVGSKIINLDLSDSQDRAVFTSSQKLLAILMAIFEGTMLVLAGRYGVKLTSLAGIAIVAQLTLGGIIVIYLDEIVSKYGFGSGVSLFIAGGVAMTVFWQTFNLRTGAIPVFIRDVMAGENPLSAFFAPGPVNMMGVVGVILIFLVVVYLESVRVEVPVTLAKYGGMRGRYPIKFLYTSNIPVILAMTIFANIRLFSSLVGAQWLSNFVHPPNGVWDVLANPLRILIYGILLISLSVAFGLMWIYMTGMSPKDIAQQLDESGMTIPGYRKDPKVLEAVIGKYLIPATILGSLAVALISLGADMLGTPGSGTGILLTVGIIYSLYEQMAREQLAEMFPAVRRLFGE, from the coding sequence ATGGCGGAGGAAACCGAAAAGCCACGCTCGAAGCTTTACGCTTTTGAACCCATTTTAAGAAAACTTCCGGAGATTTCGGTTCCAAAGCGTCACGTTTCGTTTAAAGAGAAGTTCTTTTGGACGATTCTTGCTCTTGTTCTTTTTTTCGTCATGGCACAGATTCCGCTTTACGGGATACCTAAGGGTTTCGGAGTTAGCGAACTGCTCGGCCAGCTCAGGTTTGTGTTCGCTAGTCAGACTGGAACCTTGATGGAGTTAGGTATAGGCCCGATAGTCACTGCCGGCATTATAATGCAGTTGCTCGTAGGGAGTAAGATAATCAACCTGGATCTATCCGATTCACAAGATAGGGCAGTGTTTACGAGTTCTCAGAAGCTTCTGGCGATTCTGATGGCAATATTTGAGGGAACCATGCTTGTTCTAGCTGGGAGATATGGCGTAAAGCTTACGAGTTTAGCCGGAATTGCCATAGTCGCCCAACTAACGCTAGGTGGAATAATTGTCATATATCTCGATGAAATTGTCTCGAAATATGGATTTGGCAGTGGGGTCAGTCTTTTCATAGCCGGAGGAGTTGCGATGACAGTATTCTGGCAGACTTTCAATTTGAGGACCGGAGCGATACCAGTTTTTATAAGGGACGTGATGGCAGGAGAGAATCCACTCAGCGCATTCTTTGCGCCAGGCCCAGTCAATATGATGGGCGTTGTTGGAGTTATCCTAATCTTTCTGGTCGTGGTATATCTCGAAAGTGTTAGGGTGGAGGTGCCCGTGACGCTGGCAAAATACGGAGGAATGAGAGGAAGATATCCGATAAAGTTCCTCTACACCTCGAATATTCCAGTTATCCTTGCCATGACGATTTTCGCAAACATAAGGCTATTCTCATCTCTGGTCGGAGCGCAGTGGTTAAGCAATTTTGTACATCCACCAAACGGCGTGTGGGACGTCCTGGCTAATCCACTCAGGATTTTAATTTATGGAATTCTTTTGATTTCCCTATCCGTAGCTTTTGGTTTGATGTGGATATATATGACCGGAATGTCGCCGAAGGACATCGCACAGCAACTCGATGAATCCGGCATGACGATTCCAGGGTACAGAAAGGACCCAAAAGTCCTTGAGGCAGTCATCGGAAAATACCTAATACCTGCGACCATACTCGGTTCGCTAGCAGTTGCATTGATTTCGCTGGGTGCAGACATGCTGGGAACACCCGGCAGCGGAACAGGCATTCTTCTGACTGTCGGAATAATATACTCTCTCTACGAA
- a CDS encoding uL15m family ribosomal protein: protein MVVRRRKKVKKKRGSRTHGRGCAKRGRGSGERGGKGMAGGHKHKWSYIIHYAPDYFGKHGFFPPTRREQEAVNVGELDERIEELVEKGLATKEGDIYKIDVRKLGFSKVLGGGEVKHPMEIIADKISSEARRKIEEAGGRVSTGD, encoded by the coding sequence ATGGTTGTAAGAAGAAGGAAGAAAGTGAAGAAAAAGAGGGGCAGCAGGACACACGGGAGAGGATGTGCGAAGCGGGGAAGAGGTAGCGGCGAGAGGGGCGGTAAAGGAATGGCGGGTGGTCACAAACATAAGTGGTCATACATAATCCACTACGCGCCGGATTATTTCGGAAAGCACGGGTTCTTTCCGCCTACCAGAAGGGAGCAGGAAGCGGTGAATGTGGGAGAGCTCGATGAGAGAATAGAGGAGCTTGTCGAAAAGGGGCTCGCGACCAAGGAGGGAGATATCTATAAAATAGATGTTAGGAAGCTTGGGTTTTCGAAGGTTTTGGGTGGAGGTGAAGTCAAACACCCGATGGAGATAATAGCCGATAAAATCTCTAGCGAGGCCAGAAGAAAAATAGAGGAGGCTGGTGGACGGGTTTCAACCGGTGACTAA
- a CDS encoding 50S ribosomal protein L6: MIRDVVKIPEGIQVKIEGNTVEVSGKKGSIKKTFGFPEVVIKQGNGTVVIEAPSPKRKLKAAVGTIKAHLRNMIKGVTDGYTYKLRIVYSHFPIKVEVKGNKVLIHNFLGEKYPRVAEILEGVTVRVEGDEIIVSGIDKEAVGQTAANIEQATVVRYRDRRIFQDGCYITEKG, encoded by the coding sequence ATGATAAGAGATGTTGTGAAAATCCCAGAGGGCATCCAGGTCAAAATTGAGGGAAACACAGTCGAGGTCAGCGGGAAGAAGGGTTCCATAAAGAAGACTTTCGGTTTTCCCGAGGTCGTCATCAAACAGGGAAATGGAACTGTTGTGATAGAGGCGCCATCTCCGAAAAGAAAACTGAAGGCGGCCGTAGGAACGATAAAGGCTCATTTGAGAAACATGATTAAGGGTGTCACGGATGGGTATACGTATAAGTTGAGGATAGTTTATTCTCACTTCCCGATAAAAGTGGAGGTGAAGGGAAACAAAGTTTTGATTCATAACTTCTTGGGAGAGAAATACCCAAGGGTGGCGGAGATATTGGAAGGCGTTACCGTGCGCGTAGAAGGTGATGAAATAATAGTTAGCGGAATAGATAAGGAGGCCGTGGGGCAGACAGCCGCAAACATAGAGCAAGCCACAGTCGTGAGATATAGAGATCGGAGAATTTTCCAAGATGGTTGTTACATAACCGAAAAGGGGTGA
- a CDS encoding 50S ribosomal protein L30: MKLAVVRVRGGIRARGDVIDTLRMLGLTRVNHCVIVDDTPSLMGMLQKAKDYITWGEINPETLEILIAKRGRLIGNRKIDEETLKSWGFSSFREIAEAICSDKISIRQLPGLKRVFRLHPPRKGYKSTKKSVSEGGSLGYCGDKINDLIKRMV, from the coding sequence GTGAAACTGGCAGTAGTTAGAGTGCGAGGAGGAATACGGGCGAGGGGAGATGTGATAGATACTCTCAGAATGTTAGGGCTAACAAGAGTAAATCACTGCGTGATCGTTGATGATACGCCGTCTCTAATGGGCATGTTGCAAAAGGCAAAAGATTACATAACTTGGGGGGAGATAAATCCGGAAACGCTAGAAATCTTGATAGCAAAAAGAGGACGACTGATCGGGAACAGAAAAATCGATGAGGAAACCCTCAAATCTTGGGGTTTCAGTTCATTTCGAGAGATAGCTGAGGCAATTTGCTCGGACAAAATCTCCATCCGACAGCTTCCGGGCCTTAAAAGAGTTTTCCGTCTTCATCCTCCGCGAAAGGGGTACAAGTCCACGAAAAAATCTGTGAGCGAAGGTGGAAGCTTAGGTTACTGTGGAGATAAAATAAACGATCTGATCAAACGGATGGTATGA